In Chitinophaga nivalis, a single genomic region encodes these proteins:
- a CDS encoding MFS transporter: protein MSELSKAGSLAILLTSCLTIMVGTAIAPSLNIIAPRLHVTTLATWLITLPSLGVVLCAPLAGWWIDRKGPHTVMKWGLAAYGLLGVAPVFLHTPGLILANRLLLGGATAAVMASGTALLAIFFQGQARLRMLAIQGMAIELGGVLFLLLGGALGETDWRLPFMIYLFAWCCLLLFLCTVPAVRATAAIGDVPTPASRSMTKPVRLIVAGAVIAMGLFFTAIVGIPAFLFKDFGYTASQTGYYMGAVSLIAVLAAGLLTGMVKRLTATYTLITGFGLLALGHLLLYHASNLPGLALAAICLGGGFGFTVPLLNHLMVEESTAANRGRNLGYYSMAIFGGQFLSSFMELFTGSSRMAFLAAAIAGTGVTLLLLLNQRRYLSQK from the coding sequence ATGTCTGAACTATCAAAAGCAGGCAGCCTGGCTATTCTGTTAACCAGCTGTCTGACGATTATGGTGGGTACTGCTATTGCCCCTTCTCTCAACATTATAGCACCCCGGTTACATGTAACTACCCTGGCTACCTGGCTGATTACCCTGCCTTCACTGGGCGTGGTATTATGTGCCCCGCTGGCCGGCTGGTGGATCGACCGTAAGGGGCCGCATACCGTGATGAAATGGGGGCTGGCAGCCTATGGACTTTTAGGAGTAGCCCCTGTCTTTTTGCACACGCCGGGGTTGATACTGGCGAACCGGTTGTTGCTGGGAGGGGCTACAGCGGCGGTGATGGCGTCGGGGACAGCGTTGCTGGCGATATTTTTTCAGGGGCAGGCACGCCTCCGGATGCTGGCCATACAAGGGATGGCGATAGAACTGGGTGGGGTGTTGTTCCTCTTGCTGGGCGGCGCGCTGGGGGAAACAGACTGGCGCTTGCCTTTTATGATCTACCTGTTTGCATGGTGTTGTCTGCTGCTCTTTTTGTGTACGGTGCCGGCAGTCCGGGCAACGGCAGCTATCGGAGACGTACCCACGCCGGCATCCCGTAGTATGACCAAACCCGTACGCCTGATTGTGGCGGGCGCCGTCATCGCCATGGGACTTTTCTTTACCGCCATCGTAGGCATACCGGCTTTCCTGTTCAAGGACTTCGGGTATACGGCGTCGCAGACAGGATACTATATGGGCGCGGTTTCCCTGATAGCAGTGCTGGCGGCCGGGCTGTTGACGGGGATGGTAAAGCGGCTAACGGCAACGTATACACTGATAACAGGATTCGGACTGCTGGCATTGGGGCACCTGCTCCTGTACCATGCCTCCAACCTGCCCGGACTGGCCCTGGCAGCTATTTGTCTGGGTGGTGGCTTCGGGTTTACGGTGCCTTTACTGAATCATCTGATGGTAGAGGAAAGCACCGCCGCCAACCGTGGCCGCAACCTGGGATATTATTCTATGGCCATTTTCGGCGGACAGTTCCTGTCTTCTTTTATGGAACTGTTCACCGGTAGCAGCCGGATGGCTTTTCTCGCTGCGGCCATTGCCGGTACCGGAGTTACGTTGTTGTTGCTCCTGAACCAGCGCCGGTATCTCTCACAAAAATGA